A section of the Candidatus Cloacimonadota bacterium genome encodes:
- a CDS encoding autorepressor SdpR family transcription factor → MFNDIVFKALADGNRRKIISLLKQKDMTAGEIADNFDISKPSISEHLKILKHADLIGSERNGQFIRYFLNTSIIEEVISYFMDISRN, encoded by the coding sequence GTGTTCAATGATATAGTATTTAAAGCTTTGGCGGATGGCAACAGACGCAAGATAATTTCACTTTTGAAGCAGAAAGATATGACGGCTGGAGAGATTGCGGATAACTTTGATATTTCCAAGCCTTCCATCAGTGAACATCTGAAAATTTTGAAACATGCTGATCTGATCGGTTCGGAGAGGAATGGACAATTTATCCGTTATTTTTTAAATACTTCCATCATCGAAGAAGTAATAAGTTATTTTATGGATATTTCTAGAAATTAG